The proteins below are encoded in one region of Streptomyces sp. NBC_00490:
- a CDS encoding response regulator transcription factor: MTAAPDGRAPRVLVADDQTLIRTGFRLILTARGIDVVGEAADGAEAVARARELKPDVVLMDIRMPVMDGLEATRLILRQAPECRVLILTTFDLDRYVYTALSLGASGFLLKDVTPEHLAAAVRLVDTGDALLAPSITRRLVERFASGAAHSPAVPADLSALTPRELEVLTLLGRGLSNTELAAELTLSEATVKSHVARIFAKLTLRDRAQAVVLAYETGLVRPGGAGTGGTSVR; the protein is encoded by the coding sequence GTGACGGCGGCCCCGGACGGGCGGGCTCCCCGGGTGCTCGTCGCGGACGACCAGACACTGATCCGGACCGGCTTCCGGCTGATCCTGACCGCGCGCGGCATCGACGTGGTCGGTGAGGCGGCCGACGGTGCGGAGGCGGTCGCGAGGGCGCGCGAACTGAAGCCCGACGTCGTCCTGATGGACATCCGCATGCCGGTGATGGACGGCCTGGAGGCCACCCGTCTGATCCTCCGGCAGGCCCCGGAGTGCCGGGTGCTGATCCTGACCACCTTCGACCTGGACCGCTACGTCTATACGGCACTGTCGCTCGGTGCCAGCGGCTTCCTGCTGAAGGACGTCACTCCCGAGCACCTGGCGGCGGCCGTACGGCTGGTCGACACGGGGGACGCCCTGCTGGCCCCGTCCATCACCCGGCGCCTGGTCGAGCGCTTCGCCTCGGGCGCCGCACACTCCCCCGCCGTACCCGCCGACCTCTCGGCCCTGACACCCCGAGAGCTGGAGGTCCTGACGCTGCTGGGCCGGGGGCTGTCCAACACCGAGCTCGCCGCCGAACTGACCCTCAGCGAAGCCACGGTGAAGTCCCACGTGGCCCGCATCTTCGCGAAGCTGACCCTGCGCGACCGCGCCCAGGCCGTCGTCCTGGCGTACGAGACCGGGCTGGTCAGACCGGGCGGCGCCGGCACGGGCGGGACTTCCGTCCGGTAA
- a CDS encoding sensor histidine kinase, with the protein MGEWETDGLGAALGAACAAVLCLTVALVRMRRRWQAAVGERGWLLERERESASQAAVAAERDRIARELHDIVSHNVSLMVVQAGAAREVLATMPDEAVTALRAVEDAGRGAMTDLRHLLGLLAPSQSGEDTDDDAPADTVADLSPQPGLDRLGHLVDRVSFAGLPVEVRVSGEPRPLPQGIDVTAYRIVQEALTNALRHGDGGKAEVTVRWADHALRVEVLNTGPSVLTGVPPARATRGHREGTGRGLIGLRERVAVYGGDLDARRRLGGGYRVRARIPLDPS; encoded by the coding sequence GTGGGGGAATGGGAAACGGACGGGCTGGGAGCGGCGTTGGGCGCGGCGTGCGCGGCCGTGCTGTGTCTGACCGTGGCGCTGGTGCGTATGCGGCGGCGGTGGCAGGCGGCCGTCGGGGAACGCGGCTGGTTGCTGGAGCGGGAGCGGGAGAGCGCCTCGCAGGCCGCCGTCGCGGCCGAACGCGACCGTATCGCCCGCGAGTTGCACGACATCGTGAGTCACAACGTCAGCCTCATGGTGGTCCAGGCCGGGGCGGCCCGCGAGGTGCTGGCCACGATGCCGGACGAGGCCGTGACGGCTCTGCGGGCCGTGGAGGACGCGGGGCGGGGCGCGATGACCGATCTACGGCACCTCCTGGGGCTGTTGGCGCCTTCCCAGAGCGGCGAGGACACGGACGACGACGCTCCGGCGGACACCGTGGCGGACCTGTCCCCCCAGCCCGGTCTCGACCGTCTGGGCCACCTGGTCGACCGTGTCTCCTTCGCCGGGCTGCCCGTCGAGGTCCGCGTCTCGGGGGAACCGCGCCCGCTCCCGCAGGGCATCGACGTGACCGCGTACCGCATCGTCCAGGAGGCGCTGACCAACGCGCTCCGGCACGGTGACGGCGGCAAGGCCGAGGTGACCGTGCGCTGGGCCGACCACGCGCTGCGCGTGGAGGTGCTCAACACCGGCCCGAGCGTGCTGACCGGCGTCCCGCCCGCACGGGCGACGCGCGGACACCGGGAAGGCACCGGCCGCGGGCTGATCGGCCTGCGCGAGCGGGTCGCGGTGTACGGCGGCGACCTGGACGCCAGGCGTCGGCTCGGGGGCGGCTACCGGGTCCGGGCGCGCATCCCTCTGGACCCGTCGTGA